A genomic window from Tolypothrix sp. PCC 7910 includes:
- a CDS encoding glutathione binding-like protein, whose product MIDLYYWTTPNGHKITIFLEEVKLPYNIIPVNIGAGDQFKPEFLQISPNNRIPAIVDHEPVNGGAPISVFESGAILLYLAEKTGKLIPQDVRQRVEVLQWLFWQMGGLGPMAGQNHHFSQYAPEKIDYAINRYVKETGRLYAVLDKRLADREFVAGDYSIADIAAYPWIVPYKSQNQKLEDFPNVQRWFEAIKARPATIRAYEKAEAFKNQALDIEKSRELLFNQSAQTIKP is encoded by the coding sequence ATGATTGACCTTTATTACTGGACGACTCCTAACGGACATAAAATTACAATTTTCTTAGAAGAAGTTAAACTTCCTTATAATATTATTCCTGTGAATATTGGTGCAGGTGACCAATTTAAGCCGGAGTTTTTGCAAATTTCACCTAATAATCGCATTCCTGCAATTGTTGACCATGAACCTGTAAATGGAGGCGCACCAATTTCGGTTTTTGAATCTGGTGCAATTCTGTTATATTTAGCTGAAAAAACCGGGAAATTGATACCCCAAGATGTGCGGCAACGGGTTGAAGTCCTGCAATGGTTATTTTGGCAAATGGGGGGTTTAGGGCCTATGGCTGGACAGAACCACCACTTCAGCCAATATGCACCAGAAAAAATTGACTATGCGATTAATCGCTATGTCAAAGAAACTGGACGTTTGTATGCAGTGCTGGATAAAAGATTAGCTGATAGAGAATTTGTAGCTGGCGATTATTCAATCGCTGATATTGCAGCTTATCCTTGGATTGTGCCTTATAAAAGCCAAAATCAAAAATTAGAAGATTTTCCCAATGTGCAGCGTTGGTTTGAGGCAATTAAGGCACGTCCAGCGACAATTCGCGCTTACGAAAAAGCAGAAGCATTTAAAAATCAAGCACTAGATATTGAGAAGTCGCGGGAGTTGTTATTTAATCAATCTGCACAAACAATTAAGCCTTAA
- a CDS encoding F0F1 ATP synthase subunit gamma — translation MPNLKAIRDRIQSVKNTKKITEAMRLVAAARVRRAQEQVLATRPFADKLAQVLYGLQTRLRFEEANLPLLRKREVKTVGLLVIAGDRGLCGGYNSNVIRRAENRAKELQAEGINYKFVLVGRKSIQYFQRRDQPIDATYSGLEQIPTAAEATKIADELLSLFLSESVDRIELIYTRFVSLVSSRPVVQTLLPLDPQGLEAADDEIFRLTTRGGQFEVERQKVTTEARPFPRDMIFEQDPVQILDSLLPLYLGNQLLRALQESAASELAARMTAMNNASDNAGELIRTLSLSYNKARQAAITQELLEVVGGAEALT, via the coding sequence ATGCCCAATCTTAAAGCAATACGCGATCGCATTCAGTCGGTCAAAAACACCAAAAAAATCACAGAAGCCATGCGGCTGGTAGCTGCGGCGAGAGTACGCCGGGCGCAAGAGCAAGTATTAGCTACCCGTCCTTTTGCTGATAAACTAGCGCAAGTTTTATATGGTTTGCAAACCCGGCTGCGGTTTGAAGAAGCCAACTTACCCCTGTTGAGAAAACGGGAAGTTAAAACAGTAGGTCTGTTAGTCATTGCAGGCGATCGCGGTCTATGTGGCGGTTACAATAGTAACGTCATTCGCCGCGCTGAAAACCGCGCCAAGGAACTCCAAGCCGAAGGTATAAATTACAAATTTGTCTTGGTAGGACGCAAGTCTATCCAATACTTCCAACGCCGTGACCAACCCATTGATGCTACCTACAGCGGCTTAGAACAAATTCCTACCGCAGCAGAAGCAACAAAGATTGCTGACGAATTGCTGTCTTTGTTCCTGTCGGAAAGTGTAGACCGCATCGAATTAATCTACACCCGATTTGTTTCCTTGGTTAGCTCACGTCCAGTTGTGCAAACCCTGCTTCCTTTAGATCCTCAAGGTTTAGAAGCCGCGGATGACGAAATCTTCCGGTTAACAACCCGTGGTGGTCAATTTGAAGTAGAACGCCAAAAAGTGACTACCGAAGCTCGTCCTTTCCCCCGCGACATGATTTTTGAACAAGATCCAGTGCAAATTCTGGATTCCCTATTGCCTTTATATTTGGGTAACCAGCTATTACGGGCATTACAAGAATCAGCAGCTAGTGAACTAGCTGCACGGATGACGGCGATGAACAACGCCAGCGACAACGCAGGTGAATTGATTAGAACCCTATCGTTGTCTTACAACAAAGCTCGACAAGCTGCAATTACTCAAGAACTTCTAGAAGTTGTTGGTGGTGCTGAAGCATTAACTTAG